The genomic DNA AAAACTGGCGGCGTTCCAGCAGCCTGCGGGTCTGGAACAGCACAGCCCGCAGCTGGGGCAGTTGCTCTGCTGTGAGGTTCCTGGTGGCTTCTGCTTCAAGCAGTTCCAGCAGGTGCATGGCCTGCGCCTCTTCATCATGGGAGGGGAAGTTCTGCAGGTGCAAATCAAGCTCCCTGAGAAAGCGTTCCTGTTCGCTGTGAGCCACAGCCTCATGCAGCATCTTCAAAAGCGGAGCGTGAGAAGAGGTCAAGAAAGCACCCAGCTCTTCTGTGGGTTGCTCTGGCATGCACGTGGATTCCCGGATCACCACTTCGGTGTCCAGCAGAAGAATCTCTGGAGTGACTGATCCCTGCACCTGCTGCATCAGCAGGTCTGCGGCATGCCATCCCTGCTGGAACAGGGGCTGGCGCACCGTGGTGAGGGGAGGGTCGACGAAAGCCGTGCCCACAGCATCATCGAAACCCACCACGGCCACATCTTCAGGCACACGCAACCCGTGCGCTTTCAGGGTGTCGAGGGCCACCAGGGCCATTTCATCGTTGGCTGCCACCACTGTATCAAAATCACGGGTCTGGGCCAGGAGTTTGCGAAGCTCCATTTCGGTGCGAGGACCATAAAATTCCCCTTGCAACCTCACCTGTTCTTCAGGACGAACCCCATGACTTTGCAGCATCTCGCAAAACACCTCTTCACGAACGCGAGCGTCCTCGTGCCCCTCGGTTCCACGCAAAAACACGAATTTGCGGTAGCCACAATCCCCAAGCAGGTGCTGCATCAGTGCAACCATGCCTGGTCTGTTGTCCACCTGCACCACTCGGTGAGGGGGCGTCTTGCGGCTCACGGTCACCACCGGAAGATTGAAACCCTCATAGAAAGCCTGAAGCTGGCTGTCGGTGCTGCGGAAACCCAGGCTGGCCGCAACCACCAGAACGCCCAGATGGTTCTCGGGGTGCAGCATGCGGTACACTTCGTTGGCCTGTTGCACGTGGGTTTCGGTGGGGTGAAGTTCCCGGCCCACAAAAACCACAGAACGCACGCCCTGAGATTTCAGTCGCGCCTGCATCCCCCGCAAAAGTTCGCGCTGGTACTCGTAAACAAAATCCAACAAGATGGCGACACTGCGCTCGGTGGTCATGGCATACCCCTGGTGAAGGCTCAGAAAGATGAAGGTGTCTGTGCTGACTTCAGTGTAGGCAGAAAGCCTCACAGCTTTCTTGCAGACACCAGAGGTGTTCCTGATGCCCCTGCAGAAGTGAACAGAAGGATTGGGTTTTCAGTTTTATCGGGGTGAACTGCAACTTCCGCGCACAATCAGGTTTCCAGGCAGCAAACGCTGCATGGGGACATGTCTTCCAGAGATGCTGTCCAGCACCTGCTTCACCAGCATGTCGGCCATTTTCTGGATGGGCTGCTCGATCACATCGATGCCAGGTTTCACGCGTGCTGTCCAGGGGTAGTTGTCAAATGCAATCAGAGAAATCTGGTGGGGGATGACCCAGCCTGCATCTTCGATGGCCCGGTGTGCCCCGATGGCTTCGCTGCCGTTGAAGGCAAAAATGGCGGTGGGAGGATCAGGCAGGGCCAGCAGTTCGCGGGTGAATTCATAGGCGTCCTGTTCGCTGTAAGGAAGCAGTTTCTGGTAGGCGTCAGGAATGTTGAGGCCACGTTCTTGCATGAGTTTCTGAAAGTGGTAGGCCCGCCACTCCGGGTACTTTTCGGGGTCATGCAGCCCCAGACCTGCAATGCGGGTGTGCCCAAGGTTCCACAGGTGTTCCAGGCCCATCCTGACGCACTGCTCATGGTCCAGCATGAGGTAATCGAAAGGGCTGTCTGGCATGTGGTGGTCCACCTCGATGATGTAGGTGCCCTTGTCCTGCATTTTCAGCAGGTACTCCCGGTTTCCCGGACCGTAAGACGGTCGCATGATCAGGGCACTCACCCGCTGGCCCGCCAGATGCCGCAGGTTGTTAAGTTCCACTTCACTGTGGTACTCGTTGTCGGCCAGCAGAAGGCCGTAACCTGAATTGCGCAGGGCACGGCCAATCTCCCGCGCAAGCTCGGCAAAAAAAGGCTCCAGGATGTCTGCCACCAGCAGCCCAATGGTGTTGTTCTTGCCCTTGCGGAGTGCACTTGCGGTGAGGTCCGGCTCATATTGCAGTTCCCGGACCGCCTGCATGACCTTCTCCAGCGTCTGGGGGGTCAGCTGTTCCGGGCGGGTGATGGCCCTTTTTGCTGTGCTGGGAGAGACTCCGGCAAGTTTTGCAACATCGTTGATGTTGGGCATGTTTTGACATTAGTCTGCCCGGGGTTCAGAAGTCAAGGCAGATGAAGCGGGGCCATTCGCTCATTTCAGGCTCAGCGGGGGTTCAGAAGAATAGACAAAAGTCCTGTGATGTGCAACACTATGAGCACGAGATCAATCCCATACCAAACGGCATAATTCTTCAGCAGAGCAAAGTGTTTCTGCTGGGATTGTGCATACACTTTCTCACCCACAGGGAGGGACACCATGAAGAAACTGCTTGCTTTGAGTCTGCTTCTGGGCATGGGGTCTGCCGCACTGGCGCAGACCACCATCACCATTGCCACCGTGAACAACCCGGACATGGTGACCATGCAGAAACTCACCCCCGAGTTCGAAAAAGCAAACCCGGACATCAAGGTCAAGTGGGTGGTGCTCCCTGAAAATGAGCTCCGTCAAAAGATCACCCTGGAT from Deinococcus cellulosilyticus NBRC 106333 = KACC 11606 includes the following:
- a CDS encoding LacI family DNA-binding transcriptional regulator — encoded protein: MPNINDVAKLAGVSPSTAKRAITRPEQLTPQTLEKVMQAVRELQYEPDLTASALRKGKNNTIGLLVADILEPFFAELAREIGRALRNSGYGLLLADNEYHSEVELNNLRHLAGQRVSALIMRPSYGPGNREYLLKMQDKGTYIIEVDHHMPDSPFDYLMLDHEQCVRMGLEHLWNLGHTRIAGLGLHDPEKYPEWRAYHFQKLMQERGLNIPDAYQKLLPYSEQDAYEFTRELLALPDPPTAIFAFNGSEAIGAHRAIEDAGWVIPHQISLIAFDNYPWTARVKPGIDVIEQPIQKMADMLVKQVLDSISGRHVPMQRLLPGNLIVRGSCSSPR